In a genomic window of Thermosynechococcus sp. CL-1:
- a CDS encoding DUF3828 domain-containing protein, translating into MQRWLPLGVSLALVIETGAIARPAPETVVSQFYQWWVRNQDQGRQRLSQQRAVFTPDLYQQLMQAFRRQPRDGVWLDFDPFSFTQVSTQGVQVRNVRRSPNNPQVAEVDIEVMAGLRGRSGTPVPIKVLLRQGSDRWQIDNLIYLNTWDNLRCLLRDINR; encoded by the coding sequence ATGCAGCGGTGGTTGCCCCTCGGCGTTAGTCTTGCCCTTGTCATCGAAACGGGGGCGATCGCTCGCCCAGCACCAGAAACAGTGGTGAGCCAGTTTTATCAGTGGTGGGTGCGAAACCAAGATCAAGGCCGCCAACGGCTTAGTCAGCAGCGAGCAGTGTTTACGCCCGATCTATACCAGCAGTTGATGCAAGCCTTTCGCAGACAGCCACGGGATGGCGTTTGGCTAGACTTTGATCCCTTTTCCTTTACCCAAGTGAGTACTCAAGGGGTGCAAGTGCGCAATGTCCGGCGATCGCCCAATAATCCCCAAGTGGCGGAAGTGGATATTGAGGTTATGGCAGGTCTGCGGGGGCGATCGGGAACGCCTGTGCCGATTAAAGTACTCCTTCGCCAAGGGAGCGATCGCTGGCAAATTGATAACCTGATCTACTTGAACACGTGGGATAACCTGCGCTGTCTGCTGCGGGACATCAATCGCTAG
- the lipA gene encoding lipoyl synthase → MTICQPLPPWLRKPLGKASELSTVQRLVRHYGIHTICEEGRCPNRGECYAQKTATFLLLGATCTRACAFCQVEKGHAPAAVDPEEPAKIAAAVASLGLRYVVLTSVARDDLPDQGAGQFVVTMQAIRQRCPSTEIEVLTPDFRMDRGRVSQRDCIAQIVAAQPACYNHNLETVRRLQGPVRRGATYESSLRVLATVKELNPHLPTKSGLMLGLGETEAEVIQTLKDLRAVGCDRLTLGQYLPPSLNHLPVVKYWTPEEFNTLGKIARELGFSHVRSGPLVRSSYHAADAAPTQEA, encoded by the coding sequence ATGACCATCTGCCAACCTCTGCCGCCGTGGCTGCGCAAACCCCTTGGCAAAGCCAGTGAACTCTCCACCGTTCAACGCCTCGTGCGCCACTATGGCATCCACACCATCTGTGAAGAGGGGCGCTGTCCCAATCGCGGTGAATGCTATGCCCAAAAAACCGCCACTTTTTTACTCTTGGGTGCCACCTGTACCCGTGCCTGCGCCTTTTGCCAAGTGGAGAAAGGCCACGCTCCTGCTGCGGTTGATCCAGAGGAACCAGCAAAAATTGCCGCCGCTGTTGCCAGCTTAGGATTGCGCTATGTGGTTTTAACCTCTGTGGCTCGCGATGACTTACCCGATCAAGGGGCGGGTCAATTTGTGGTCACCATGCAGGCGATTCGCCAACGTTGCCCCAGCACGGAAATTGAAGTCCTCACCCCCGACTTTCGCATGGATCGGGGTCGAGTCTCCCAACGGGACTGCATTGCCCAAATTGTGGCGGCACAGCCTGCCTGCTACAACCACAACCTTGAAACTGTGCGCCGCTTGCAAGGCCCGGTGCGCCGCGGAGCCACCTATGAGAGTTCCCTGCGGGTCTTAGCGACGGTCAAAGAACTGAATCCCCACCTTCCCACCAAGTCGGGCTTGATGTTGGGCTTGGGAGAAACCGAAGCAGAGGTGATTCAAACTCTAAAAGATTTGCGAGCCGTGGGGTGCGATCGCCTGACCTTGGGACAATATCTGCCCCCCTCGTTGAATCATTTACCTGTGGTCAAGTATTGGACACCTGAAGAATTTAACACCCTGGGCAAGATTGCCCGCGAACTCGGCTTTTCCCACGTGCGATCGGGGCCTCTTGTACGTAGCTCCTACCATGCCGCAGATGCCGCGCCAACCCAAGAAGCGTGA
- a CDS encoding protochlorophyllide reductase, whose product MSDQPRPTVIITGASSGVGLYATKALANRGWHVVMACRNLEKAEQAAKDLQIPPQAYTILHLDLSSLASVRGFVESFRALNRPLRALVCNAAVYYPLLKEPIYSVDGYEISVATNHLGHFLLANLLLDDLKKSPESDKRLVILGTVTANRKELGGKIPIPAPPDLGNLEGFEKGFKKPIAMINGKPFKSGKAYKDSKLCNMLTTRELHRRFHDSTGIVFSSLYPGCVADTPLFRHHFPLFQKLFPLFQKNITGGYVSQELAGERVAMVVADPEFRQSGVHWSWGNRQKEGRKAFVQELSAEGSDEQKARRLWELSEKLVGLA is encoded by the coding sequence ATGAGTGATCAGCCACGCCCAACGGTCATTATTACGGGTGCATCCTCTGGAGTCGGATTGTATGCCACCAAAGCCTTAGCCAATCGGGGCTGGCACGTTGTTATGGCCTGCCGCAATCTTGAAAAAGCAGAGCAAGCCGCCAAAGACTTGCAGATTCCGCCGCAGGCCTACACGATTTTGCATTTGGACTTGTCCTCGTTGGCCAGTGTGCGCGGCTTTGTGGAGTCATTTCGGGCATTGAATCGCCCCTTGCGTGCCCTTGTCTGCAATGCTGCTGTCTATTATCCCCTGCTCAAGGAACCGATCTACAGTGTGGATGGCTATGAAATCAGTGTGGCCACCAATCATTTGGGGCACTTTCTTTTGGCCAACCTCCTCCTCGATGATTTGAAGAAGTCTCCCGAAAGCGATAAGCGCTTGGTGATTCTCGGCACGGTGACGGCCAACCGCAAAGAACTCGGCGGTAAAATTCCCATTCCTGCTCCCCCCGATTTGGGCAACCTCGAAGGCTTTGAAAAGGGCTTCAAGAAACCCATTGCCATGATTAACGGCAAGCCCTTCAAGTCGGGCAAGGCCTACAAAGACAGCAAGCTCTGCAATATGCTGACAACACGGGAACTGCATCGCCGCTTCCATGATTCGACGGGGATTGTCTTTAGCTCCTTGTATCCGGGCTGTGTGGCGGATACCCCCCTGTTTCGCCACCACTTTCCCCTCTTCCAGAAGCTCTTCCCCCTCTTCCAGAAAAACATCACTGGGGGCTATGTCAGTCAAGAACTAGCGGGTGAGCGCGTCGCAATGGTGGTGGCCGACCCAGAGTTTCGCCAGTCGGGGGTGCACTGGAGTTGGGGTAACCGCCAAAAAGAGGGCCGCAAAGCCTTTGTCCAAGAACTCTCGGCAGAGGGTAGTGATGAGCAAAAAGCCCGCCGCCTTTGGGAGTTAAGTGAAAAACTCGTCGGTTTGGCCTAA
- a CDS encoding iron uptake porin, protein MKKTYLLAGSLSLLGVVAGANIATANEPANFENLIAAEPQNLAVSEALPAPNTIADASSTITSVNQLLANEESMGQVTSVSQLSDVRPTDWAYQALASLVEKYGCIAGYPDGTFRGNRAATRYEMAAALNACLDVISDRFATKEDLATLQRLMDEFAAELATLRGRVDNLEARTAALEATQFSTTTKLTGTAVMSVQYGGRPSSPNSSVTPSPFGLAPGRTNPTVISAVLLNLNTSFTGTDLLQTTLSTGNGGRDAISTYGIGLQTSSTLDPAGTTDIFTAPFPYASPSQYYWSNFGPNVELYRLAYTFKPTQDITITAGTRFYPSDIIDTNSWANSPTSDFGTYFFLNNPFIVPYAMNYLGGAGVAIQWNPNEGPFTVRALYLAAEPGRANSGIAPPSPGGGFAGDPYQASLELEYANTFGNGRNSYVVKLQGTYSKTYGIEAQAGGINFELNLGRLGIFGRAGVAGIPNGYFPNVSPLPFSIFGFPAAGMMAYNFMAGIGYKDLLVPGSVLAAAAGAPFINSAPSAGFINNANQVNIEAFYKFPISDNISITPIFTAIINPNNTNGGGVISGQPILQGVIRTTFTF, encoded by the coding sequence GTGAAAAAGACGTACCTGTTAGCAGGTAGCTTGAGCCTACTGGGTGTGGTCGCAGGGGCTAACATTGCTACCGCCAATGAACCCGCCAACTTCGAAAACCTAATTGCTGCTGAACCACAAAATCTCGCAGTTTCTGAAGCACTGCCTGCCCCCAACACCATTGCAGACGCTTCTAGCACCATTACCTCTGTTAATCAGCTTCTGGCCAACGAAGAATCCATGGGGCAGGTGACCTCTGTCTCGCAGCTGTCTGACGTGCGTCCCACCGACTGGGCCTACCAAGCCCTCGCCTCCTTGGTTGAAAAGTATGGCTGTATCGCGGGTTATCCTGATGGCACCTTCCGGGGCAACCGTGCCGCCACCCGTTATGAAATGGCAGCAGCATTGAACGCCTGCCTCGATGTGATTAGCGATCGCTTTGCCACCAAAGAAGACCTCGCTACGCTTCAGAGACTCATGGATGAGTTCGCTGCTGAACTCGCCACCCTGCGCGGTCGCGTGGACAACCTCGAAGCCCGCACCGCTGCCCTTGAAGCCACTCAGTTCTCGACAACGACCAAGCTCACGGGTACGGCGGTGATGTCGGTGCAGTACGGTGGTCGCCCCAGTAGTCCAAATTCTTCGGTTACACCTAGTCCATTTGGCCTTGCCCCTGGTCGCACGAATCCCACCGTTATTTCTGCCGTTCTGCTGAACCTGAATACCAGCTTTACCGGCACTGACTTGCTGCAAACCACGCTGTCTACGGGCAATGGCGGTCGCGATGCCATTAGTACTTACGGTATTGGGTTACAAACTAGTTCAACTTTAGATCCAGCGGGTACAACTGATATTTTCACAGCACCTTTTCCTTATGCTAGCCCCAGCCAGTACTACTGGTCGAACTTTGGTCCGAATGTGGAGCTATACCGCTTAGCCTATACGTTTAAGCCCACCCAAGATATCACCATTACTGCAGGGACACGGTTCTATCCGAGCGACATCATTGACACCAATAGCTGGGCGAACTCTCCTACCAGTGACTTTGGTACTTACTTCTTCCTCAACAACCCCTTCATTGTGCCCTACGCCATGAACTACCTGGGGGGTGCAGGGGTTGCTATCCAGTGGAACCCCAATGAAGGTCCTTTTACTGTGCGGGCATTGTATCTTGCGGCAGAGCCAGGACGAGCTAATTCTGGCATTGCCCCTCCAAGTCCGGGGGGTGGGTTTGCGGGTGATCCCTACCAAGCTTCCTTGGAGTTGGAGTATGCCAACACCTTTGGCAATGGTCGCAACAGTTATGTGGTGAAGCTGCAGGGTACCTACTCCAAAACCTATGGCATTGAGGCGCAAGCGGGGGGCATCAACTTTGAGCTCAATCTGGGTCGCTTGGGCATCTTTGGCCGTGCAGGGGTAGCAGGGATTCCCAATGGCTACTTCCCCAATGTTTCGCCACTACCGTTTTCTATTTTTGGTTTCCCTGCCGCTGGCATGATGGCCTATAACTTTATGGCGGGTATTGGCTACAAGGACTTGCTGGTGCCAGGTTCAGTACTGGCGGCAGCGGCGGGTGCGCCGTTTATCAACAGTGCACCTAGTGCTGGTTTCATTAACAATGCCAATCAGGTCAACATTGAGGCCTTTTACAAATTCCCCATCAGTG